One segment of Takifugu rubripes chromosome 5, fTakRub1.2, whole genome shotgun sequence DNA contains the following:
- the aatka gene encoding serine/threonine-protein kinase LMTK1 isoform X1: MRFDLHVIVMSSAFFNPSFAFSSHFDTDGAPLSELSWPSSLAVVAVSFSGLFTFIFLMLACLCCKKGDIGFKEFDNAEGEEYQADLSALASPASQNGPEVYVLPLTEVSLPVSKQPGRSIQLLKSSDLGRHSLLYLKEIGHGWFGKVLLGEVSAGLSTTQVVVKELKASSSVQDQMQFMEEVQPYRTLQHPALLQCLAQCSEVTPYLLVMEFCPLGDVKSYLHSCRQSDPEPPDPLLLQRLACDIASGLLHLHKNNFVHSDLALRNCLLTSDMSVKIGDYGLSHSRFKEDYYVTQDQIWVPLRWIAPELIDEVHGNLLVVDQTKSSNIWSLGVTLWELLELGEQPYRHYSDRQVLTYAVKEQQLKLPKPHLHFSMDERWYEVMQFCWLQPDLRPCSEEVHLLVTYLCAKGSSEVEEEFELRWNALKPNLLGSPSHAAAPAALVLTPTLASASSPGAEQPQAAELASSASSSFPLLEHFSDSFHSDTGDDLLTVTETSHGLNFEYKWEQARAEQPYCSSSTFGPLGQGNPHYQDIYYSSIGNISDGCRSESLSADVSPRYYEPEQPGVVPVLSAHSPSVSSEYYIRIEEQTERNINSLDENIVDYSPGLEAQSSGLSSDTRLSTTQQNSHWTTADNSRSAAHDSGPSPSVHVTIEPFLKPASDAGPVTLDETHKFFSSSQDDVITEQTAVEQTQRQICLPGLATSPESRSHHVHLDIARHQSQPVSSPSLGFCDPYLEASAVTESCFDASTGPSKKTLPVVSHISVDVERDSGLLVGRQRDEDIENDFFVESESSNWTSNHSANNNSLAFDSRHTTESWSLTKDPARTFQSSKSTLEAQGDLDSIDTNRPNDLGTFIPQVKQSSTDLLSSSGFPVSGKEGGEKEGKGEQDGERPSALKTLPKVHCMRSPSGLKPCQPGQTAALTAKQRGNVWDGVSTGISVHLGSAWLNCPEGSEKSRALGSGAGAGSCSFSLAELGDYSEDEDDVTDITAGLFADFNLDYAEVEEEELSPTRNPERRLDSVETFNLSSSIPSTSDPSDQAFSPDPYSNAVLPKSLDSGYDTENNESPEFIFKELADPRGGERSPRMGGDLGLVLQVGLGQALCTSTSTSEPQIKSLADETLYRDSDYYSDYDAEYERSPREEGGIFCGGSKNDNFDAAKSRSAGNNESVEKLLKHGAHLPTLSQLKRCVGLNISEPDTSPSSPHPAPGFSMLSPFPPQMGGCLTKESGPADENLGLDTEHSAEEPSSELTSSIGSEASSTVQEAPGGHEEGNRRPEDCSHAQSLHLDSTMNTFGDEASKENEKADRTREDEEVPDLNDVKEEGDDGSEAVRINEEDFEDIDAEECNSQDSLGEEPNGPLELSSSSSFMELCGEQVRAPLEEAEDEYDSEDSDSDEELRTYNIQDEDSEESEDDLSVVPVVVSDCSRSSHLRSLLKMPALLTQSFCDELERKKKAVSFFDDVTVFLFDQESPTGELVDYSFSTATDSDGQEAEPDRKTPQLDPESDVDAESCESFCSPDEAQENHQGDDSSGCRNLTPEPHPSSPGTITECQTPPAPTSNTLETSEPAAASLNRFMGSRFSITHVSDPHRDLATGNSGDSSSA; the protein is encoded by the exons GCTGAAATCGTCCGACCTTGGCCGCCACAGTCTGCTGTATCTGAAGGAGATCGGACATGGCTGGTTTGGGAAG GTTCTGCTGGGTGAGGTCAGCGCCGGGCTCAGTACCACCCAGGTGGTGGTAAAAGAACTTAAGGCTAGTTCCAGTGTCCAGGATCAGATGCAGTTCATGGAGGAGGTGCAACCGTACCG AACCCTCCAGCATCCTGCGCTTCTGCAGTGTTTGGCGCAGTGCTCAGAGGTCACTCCGTATCTCCTGGTCATGGAGTTTTGCCCTCTG GGTGACGTGAAGAGCTACCTGCACAGCTGTCGGCAGAGCGACCCCGAGCCTCCCGACCCGTTGCTCCTGCAGCGGCTGGCGTGTGACATCGCCTCGGGACTCCTGCACCTCCACAAAAACAACTTTGTTCACAG CGACCTGGCATTGCGGAACTGCCTGCTAACCTCAGATATGTCGGTCAAGATCGGAGACTACGGCCTGTCTCACAGCCGATTCAAG gAGGACTATTACGTTACGCAAGACCAGATTTGGGTGCCCCTCCGCTGGATCGCACCCGAGCTCATAGACGAGGTCCACGGAAACCTGCTAGTTGTCGACCAAACAAAATCCAGCAACATATG GTCTTTAGGGGTGACTCTGTGGGAGCTGTTGGAGCTGGGAGAGCAGCCGTACAGACACTACTCGGACAGACAGGTCCTGACATATGcagtgaaggagcagcagctcaagcTGCCCAAGCCACACCTCCATTTCTCCATGGACGAGCGCTG GTACGAGGTGATGCAgttctgctggctgcagcctgATCTCAGACCCTGCAGTGAGGAGGTCCATCTTCTGGTCACATACCTGTGCGCCAAAGGATCCAGTGAGGTGGAGGAAGAATTTGAACTACGTTGGAACGCCTTGAAACCTAACCTGCTCGGTAGCCCCTCCCACGCAGCAGCACCCGCAGCCCTAGTCCTGACCCCCACCCTCGCATCAGCCAGCAGTCCTGGTGCGGAGCAACCTCAGGCAGCAGAGCTGgcctcctctgcctcatcctccttccctctcctggaGCATTTTTCCGACAGCTTCCACTCTGACACGGGCGATGACCTTCTCACTGTCACGGAGACCAGCCACGGTCTAAACTTTGAGTATAAGTGGGAGCAGGCTCGGGCCGAGCAGCCGTACTGCTCGTCTTCCACCTTTGGGCCGCTGGGTCAGGGAAACCCACATTATCAAGACATCTACTATTCAAGTATCGGAAACATTTCAGATGGCTGCAGGTCCGAGAGCCTGAGCGCAGACGTTTCCCCGCGCTATTATGAACCTGAACAGCCAGGCGTGGTCCCCGTGCTGAGTGCCCACAGCCCTTCAGTCAGCAGTGAGTACTACATTCGCATAGAAGAACAAACAGAGCGTAATATTAACAGTTTGGATGAAAACATAGTGGACTACAGCCCAGGACTGGAAGCCCAAAGCTCTGGGTTGTCTTCTGACACTCGCTTATccacaacacaacagaattCACACTGGACAACTGCGGACAACTCCCGGTCCGCTGCCCACGACTCGGGTCCAAGCCCCTCTGTCCATGTAACAATTGAGCCTTTTCTGAAGCCGGCGTCTGACGCCGGCCCAGTAACGCTAGACGAGACCCACAAGTTCTTCTCCTCTAGTCAGGATGACGTCATTACCGAGCAGACAGCAGTGGAACAAACACAGCGGCAGATCTGCCTTCCTGGATTAGCAACATCTCCAGAGTCCAGATCTCACCATGTCCATTTGGATATTGCACGGCATCAGTCACAGCCGGTTAGCAGCCCCAGTTTGGGGTTCTGTGACCCCTACCTTGAAGCGAGTGCAGTTACTGAAAGCTGCTTTGATGCTTCGACGGGTCCCAGTAAAAAGACGCTCCCCGTCGTTAGCCACATTAGCGTTGATGTTGAGAGAGACAGTGGCCTGCTGGTGGGCCGGCAAAGAGATGAAGACATCGAGAATGACTTTTTCGTTGAAAGCGAATCCTCGAACTGGACTTCAAACCATTCAGCAAACAATAATAGTCTGGCATTCGacagcagacacacaacagAATCCTGGTCTTTAACAAAGGACCCCGCCAGAACCTTCCAAAGTTCCAAATCCACCCTCGAGGCTCAAGGAGACCTTGACTCTATTGATACAAACAGGCCCAATGACTTGGGCACATTCATTCCTCAAGTgaaacagagcagcactgaTCTTCTTAGTAGCTCTGGTTTTCCTGTCAGTGGTAAAGAGggtggagaaaaagagggaaaaggcgAACAAGATGGAGAGAGACCCTCTGCCCTCAAGACCCTTCCCAAGGTGCACTGCATGAGGTCCCCTTCCGGTTTGAAGCCGTGTCAGCCGGGGCAAACAGCAGCCCTGACGGCCAAGCAGAGAGGGAACGTCTGGGACGGGGTTTCAACGGGAATCTCTGTCCATCTGGGCAGCGCTTGGCTAAACTGTCCAGAGGGGTCGGAGAAGAGCCGAGCTCTGGGCAGCGGAGCCGGAGCAGGTAGCTGCAGCTTTAGCCTGGCGGAGCTGGGTGACTAcagcgaggacgaggacgacgtCACAGACATCACAGCGGGGCTTTTCGCCGACTTCAACTTGGACTATGCcgaggttgaggaagaggaacTCAGCCCAACGAGGAACCCGGAAAGAAGGCTCGATTCTGTAGAGACGTTTAACCTGTCCTCGTCGATCCCGAGCACCTCTGATCCCTCTGATCAAGCCTTCAGCCCTGATCCCTACAGTAACGCCGTCCTCCCGAAATCCCTCGACAGCGGGTACGACACCGAGAACAACGAATCGCcagagtttatttttaaagagcTCGCTGATCCCCGAGGAGGCGAGAGGAGCCCAAGGATGGGCGGAGACCTAGGACTAGTTCTGCAGGTGGGTCTGGGCCAAGCCCTGTGCACTTCCACAAGCACCTCGGAACCACAGATAAAGAGCTTGGCTGATGAGACCCTGTACAGGGACTCAGACTATTACTCCGACTACGATGCTGAATATGAGAGGAGCCCTCGGGAAGAAGGGGGTATCTTCTGTGGGGGTTCAAAAAACGACAACTTCGATGCGGCGAAATCCAGATCTGCTGGAAATAACGAGTCTGTGGAGAAGCTCCTCAAGCACGGAGCTCATCTACCAACCCTGAGCCAACTCAAACGTTGTGTCGGGCTGAATATCTCAGAGCCTGACACCAGTCCATCCAGTCCCCATCCTGCCCCTGGGTTCTCAATGCTCTCCCCTTTCCCCCCACAAATGGGCGGCTGCCTGACCAAGGAGTCTGGTCCTGCAGATGAGAACCTTGGACTGGACACAGAGCATTCAGCAGAAGAGCCCTCTTCAGAACTCACTTCCTCTATCGGGTCTGAAGCTTCTTCCACCGTCCAAGAGGCCCCAGGAGGCCACGAAGAGGGCAACAGGAGACCAGAAGACTGCTCCCACGCCCAGTCTTTACATTTGGACTCAACCATGAATACATTTGGAGATGAAGCCTCCAAAGAGAACGAAAAAGCCGACAGAAccagagaggatgaagaagtACCCGACCTAAACGATGTCAAGGAAGAAGGCGACGACGGAAGCGAGGCTGTGAGGATAAATGAGGAGGATTTCGAGGACATCGATGCTGAGGAGTGCAACTCCCAGGACAGTTTAGGCGAAGAACCCAACGGCCCGCTCGAGCTGTCGTCCTCCTCGTCGTTTATGGAGCTGTGCGGAGAACAAGTGAGAGCTCCGCTGGAGGAAGCGGAAGACGAATACGACTCGGAGGACAGTGATTCGGACGAGGAATTGAGGACCTACAACATCCAAgatgaggacagtgaggagAGTGAGGACGACCTCAGCGTGGTGCCGGTGGTGGTAAGCGACTGCAGCAGGTCCAGTCACCTCCGCAGCCTCCTGAAGATGCCGGCCCTGTTGACCCAATCCTTCTGCGATGAGCTGGAACGGAAGAAAAAAGCCGTTTCCTTTTTCGACGACGTTACCGTCTTTCTTTTTGACCAG GAAAGCCCCACGGGAGAGCTGGTTGACTACAGCTTCTCCACAGCGACCGATTCCGACGGACAAGAAGCCGAACCGGATCGGAAAACCCCTCAGCTGGACCCTGAATCTGATGTTGATGCAGAATCCTGTGAAAGCTTCTGTAGTCCTGATGAAGCCCAGGAAAACCACCAAGGAGATG ATTCAAGCGGGTGTCGCAACCTGACCCCCGAGCCTCACCCATCCTCACCGGGCACCATCACTGAGTGCCAGACCCCCCCCGCACCCACCTCCAACACCCTGGAGACCTCCGAACCTGCCGCGGCGTCTCTTAATCGTTTTATGGGCTCACGATTCTCCATCACTCATGTCTCCGACCCCCACAGGGACTTAGCAACAG GCAACAGCGGAGACAGCTCATCAGCCTGA
- the aatka gene encoding serine/threonine-protein kinase LMTK1 isoform X2 — translation MRIHGVQLLKSSDLGRHSLLYLKEIGHGWFGKVLLGEVSAGLSTTQVVVKELKASSSVQDQMQFMEEVQPYRTLQHPALLQCLAQCSEVTPYLLVMEFCPLGDVKSYLHSCRQSDPEPPDPLLLQRLACDIASGLLHLHKNNFVHSDLALRNCLLTSDMSVKIGDYGLSHSRFKEDYYVTQDQIWVPLRWIAPELIDEVHGNLLVVDQTKSSNIWSLGVTLWELLELGEQPYRHYSDRQVLTYAVKEQQLKLPKPHLHFSMDERWYEVMQFCWLQPDLRPCSEEVHLLVTYLCAKGSSEVEEEFELRWNALKPNLLGSPSHAAAPAALVLTPTLASASSPGAEQPQAAELASSASSSFPLLEHFSDSFHSDTGDDLLTVTETSHGLNFEYKWEQARAEQPYCSSSTFGPLGQGNPHYQDIYYSSIGNISDGCRSESLSADVSPRYYEPEQPGVVPVLSAHSPSVSSEYYIRIEEQTERNINSLDENIVDYSPGLEAQSSGLSSDTRLSTTQQNSHWTTADNSRSAAHDSGPSPSVHVTIEPFLKPASDAGPVTLDETHKFFSSSQDDVITEQTAVEQTQRQICLPGLATSPESRSHHVHLDIARHQSQPVSSPSLGFCDPYLEASAVTESCFDASTGPSKKTLPVVSHISVDVERDSGLLVGRQRDEDIENDFFVESESSNWTSNHSANNNSLAFDSRHTTESWSLTKDPARTFQSSKSTLEAQGDLDSIDTNRPNDLGTFIPQVKQSSTDLLSSSGFPVSGKEGGEKEGKGEQDGERPSALKTLPKVHCMRSPSGLKPCQPGQTAALTAKQRGNVWDGVSTGISVHLGSAWLNCPEGSEKSRALGSGAGAGSCSFSLAELGDYSEDEDDVTDITAGLFADFNLDYAEVEEEELSPTRNPERRLDSVETFNLSSSIPSTSDPSDQAFSPDPYSNAVLPKSLDSGYDTENNESPEFIFKELADPRGGERSPRMGGDLGLVLQVGLGQALCTSTSTSEPQIKSLADETLYRDSDYYSDYDAEYERSPREEGGIFCGGSKNDNFDAAKSRSAGNNESVEKLLKHGAHLPTLSQLKRCVGLNISEPDTSPSSPHPAPGFSMLSPFPPQMGGCLTKESGPADENLGLDTEHSAEEPSSELTSSIGSEASSTVQEAPGGHEEGNRRPEDCSHAQSLHLDSTMNTFGDEASKENEKADRTREDEEVPDLNDVKEEGDDGSEAVRINEEDFEDIDAEECNSQDSLGEEPNGPLELSSSSSFMELCGEQVRAPLEEAEDEYDSEDSDSDEELRTYNIQDEDSEESEDDLSVVPVVVSDCSRSSHLRSLLKMPALLTQSFCDELERKKKAVSFFDDVTVFLFDQESPTGELVDYSFSTATDSDGQEAEPDRKTPQLDPESDVDAESCESFCSPDEAQENHQGDDSSGCRNLTPEPHPSSPGTITECQTPPAPTSNTLETSEPAAASLNRFMGSRFSITHVSDPHRDLATGNSGDSSSA, via the exons GCTGAAATCGTCCGACCTTGGCCGCCACAGTCTGCTGTATCTGAAGGAGATCGGACATGGCTGGTTTGGGAAG GTTCTGCTGGGTGAGGTCAGCGCCGGGCTCAGTACCACCCAGGTGGTGGTAAAAGAACTTAAGGCTAGTTCCAGTGTCCAGGATCAGATGCAGTTCATGGAGGAGGTGCAACCGTACCG AACCCTCCAGCATCCTGCGCTTCTGCAGTGTTTGGCGCAGTGCTCAGAGGTCACTCCGTATCTCCTGGTCATGGAGTTTTGCCCTCTG GGTGACGTGAAGAGCTACCTGCACAGCTGTCGGCAGAGCGACCCCGAGCCTCCCGACCCGTTGCTCCTGCAGCGGCTGGCGTGTGACATCGCCTCGGGACTCCTGCACCTCCACAAAAACAACTTTGTTCACAG CGACCTGGCATTGCGGAACTGCCTGCTAACCTCAGATATGTCGGTCAAGATCGGAGACTACGGCCTGTCTCACAGCCGATTCAAG gAGGACTATTACGTTACGCAAGACCAGATTTGGGTGCCCCTCCGCTGGATCGCACCCGAGCTCATAGACGAGGTCCACGGAAACCTGCTAGTTGTCGACCAAACAAAATCCAGCAACATATG GTCTTTAGGGGTGACTCTGTGGGAGCTGTTGGAGCTGGGAGAGCAGCCGTACAGACACTACTCGGACAGACAGGTCCTGACATATGcagtgaaggagcagcagctcaagcTGCCCAAGCCACACCTCCATTTCTCCATGGACGAGCGCTG GTACGAGGTGATGCAgttctgctggctgcagcctgATCTCAGACCCTGCAGTGAGGAGGTCCATCTTCTGGTCACATACCTGTGCGCCAAAGGATCCAGTGAGGTGGAGGAAGAATTTGAACTACGTTGGAACGCCTTGAAACCTAACCTGCTCGGTAGCCCCTCCCACGCAGCAGCACCCGCAGCCCTAGTCCTGACCCCCACCCTCGCATCAGCCAGCAGTCCTGGTGCGGAGCAACCTCAGGCAGCAGAGCTGgcctcctctgcctcatcctccttccctctcctggaGCATTTTTCCGACAGCTTCCACTCTGACACGGGCGATGACCTTCTCACTGTCACGGAGACCAGCCACGGTCTAAACTTTGAGTATAAGTGGGAGCAGGCTCGGGCCGAGCAGCCGTACTGCTCGTCTTCCACCTTTGGGCCGCTGGGTCAGGGAAACCCACATTATCAAGACATCTACTATTCAAGTATCGGAAACATTTCAGATGGCTGCAGGTCCGAGAGCCTGAGCGCAGACGTTTCCCCGCGCTATTATGAACCTGAACAGCCAGGCGTGGTCCCCGTGCTGAGTGCCCACAGCCCTTCAGTCAGCAGTGAGTACTACATTCGCATAGAAGAACAAACAGAGCGTAATATTAACAGTTTGGATGAAAACATAGTGGACTACAGCCCAGGACTGGAAGCCCAAAGCTCTGGGTTGTCTTCTGACACTCGCTTATccacaacacaacagaattCACACTGGACAACTGCGGACAACTCCCGGTCCGCTGCCCACGACTCGGGTCCAAGCCCCTCTGTCCATGTAACAATTGAGCCTTTTCTGAAGCCGGCGTCTGACGCCGGCCCAGTAACGCTAGACGAGACCCACAAGTTCTTCTCCTCTAGTCAGGATGACGTCATTACCGAGCAGACAGCAGTGGAACAAACACAGCGGCAGATCTGCCTTCCTGGATTAGCAACATCTCCAGAGTCCAGATCTCACCATGTCCATTTGGATATTGCACGGCATCAGTCACAGCCGGTTAGCAGCCCCAGTTTGGGGTTCTGTGACCCCTACCTTGAAGCGAGTGCAGTTACTGAAAGCTGCTTTGATGCTTCGACGGGTCCCAGTAAAAAGACGCTCCCCGTCGTTAGCCACATTAGCGTTGATGTTGAGAGAGACAGTGGCCTGCTGGTGGGCCGGCAAAGAGATGAAGACATCGAGAATGACTTTTTCGTTGAAAGCGAATCCTCGAACTGGACTTCAAACCATTCAGCAAACAATAATAGTCTGGCATTCGacagcagacacacaacagAATCCTGGTCTTTAACAAAGGACCCCGCCAGAACCTTCCAAAGTTCCAAATCCACCCTCGAGGCTCAAGGAGACCTTGACTCTATTGATACAAACAGGCCCAATGACTTGGGCACATTCATTCCTCAAGTgaaacagagcagcactgaTCTTCTTAGTAGCTCTGGTTTTCCTGTCAGTGGTAAAGAGggtggagaaaaagagggaaaaggcgAACAAGATGGAGAGAGACCCTCTGCCCTCAAGACCCTTCCCAAGGTGCACTGCATGAGGTCCCCTTCCGGTTTGAAGCCGTGTCAGCCGGGGCAAACAGCAGCCCTGACGGCCAAGCAGAGAGGGAACGTCTGGGACGGGGTTTCAACGGGAATCTCTGTCCATCTGGGCAGCGCTTGGCTAAACTGTCCAGAGGGGTCGGAGAAGAGCCGAGCTCTGGGCAGCGGAGCCGGAGCAGGTAGCTGCAGCTTTAGCCTGGCGGAGCTGGGTGACTAcagcgaggacgaggacgacgtCACAGACATCACAGCGGGGCTTTTCGCCGACTTCAACTTGGACTATGCcgaggttgaggaagaggaacTCAGCCCAACGAGGAACCCGGAAAGAAGGCTCGATTCTGTAGAGACGTTTAACCTGTCCTCGTCGATCCCGAGCACCTCTGATCCCTCTGATCAAGCCTTCAGCCCTGATCCCTACAGTAACGCCGTCCTCCCGAAATCCCTCGACAGCGGGTACGACACCGAGAACAACGAATCGCcagagtttatttttaaagagcTCGCTGATCCCCGAGGAGGCGAGAGGAGCCCAAGGATGGGCGGAGACCTAGGACTAGTTCTGCAGGTGGGTCTGGGCCAAGCCCTGTGCACTTCCACAAGCACCTCGGAACCACAGATAAAGAGCTTGGCTGATGAGACCCTGTACAGGGACTCAGACTATTACTCCGACTACGATGCTGAATATGAGAGGAGCCCTCGGGAAGAAGGGGGTATCTTCTGTGGGGGTTCAAAAAACGACAACTTCGATGCGGCGAAATCCAGATCTGCTGGAAATAACGAGTCTGTGGAGAAGCTCCTCAAGCACGGAGCTCATCTACCAACCCTGAGCCAACTCAAACGTTGTGTCGGGCTGAATATCTCAGAGCCTGACACCAGTCCATCCAGTCCCCATCCTGCCCCTGGGTTCTCAATGCTCTCCCCTTTCCCCCCACAAATGGGCGGCTGCCTGACCAAGGAGTCTGGTCCTGCAGATGAGAACCTTGGACTGGACACAGAGCATTCAGCAGAAGAGCCCTCTTCAGAACTCACTTCCTCTATCGGGTCTGAAGCTTCTTCCACCGTCCAAGAGGCCCCAGGAGGCCACGAAGAGGGCAACAGGAGACCAGAAGACTGCTCCCACGCCCAGTCTTTACATTTGGACTCAACCATGAATACATTTGGAGATGAAGCCTCCAAAGAGAACGAAAAAGCCGACAGAAccagagaggatgaagaagtACCCGACCTAAACGATGTCAAGGAAGAAGGCGACGACGGAAGCGAGGCTGTGAGGATAAATGAGGAGGATTTCGAGGACATCGATGCTGAGGAGTGCAACTCCCAGGACAGTTTAGGCGAAGAACCCAACGGCCCGCTCGAGCTGTCGTCCTCCTCGTCGTTTATGGAGCTGTGCGGAGAACAAGTGAGAGCTCCGCTGGAGGAAGCGGAAGACGAATACGACTCGGAGGACAGTGATTCGGACGAGGAATTGAGGACCTACAACATCCAAgatgaggacagtgaggagAGTGAGGACGACCTCAGCGTGGTGCCGGTGGTGGTAAGCGACTGCAGCAGGTCCAGTCACCTCCGCAGCCTCCTGAAGATGCCGGCCCTGTTGACCCAATCCTTCTGCGATGAGCTGGAACGGAAGAAAAAAGCCGTTTCCTTTTTCGACGACGTTACCGTCTTTCTTTTTGACCAG GAAAGCCCCACGGGAGAGCTGGTTGACTACAGCTTCTCCACAGCGACCGATTCCGACGGACAAGAAGCCGAACCGGATCGGAAAACCCCTCAGCTGGACCCTGAATCTGATGTTGATGCAGAATCCTGTGAAAGCTTCTGTAGTCCTGATGAAGCCCAGGAAAACCACCAAGGAGATG ATTCAAGCGGGTGTCGCAACCTGACCCCCGAGCCTCACCCATCCTCACCGGGCACCATCACTGAGTGCCAGACCCCCCCCGCACCCACCTCCAACACCCTGGAGACCTCCGAACCTGCCGCGGCGTCTCTTAATCGTTTTATGGGCTCACGATTCTCCATCACTCATGTCTCCGACCCCCACAGGGACTTAGCAACAG GCAACAGCGGAGACAGCTCATCAGCCTGA